One uncultured Tolumonas sp. genomic window carries:
- the bioH gene encoding pimeloyl-ACP methyl ester esterase BioH produces MHIERIGQGPDLVLLHGWGLNSAVWQEIVPLLTPYYSLHLVDLPGFGFSQHTIVESADLSLWSEAVLPHLPAQFNLLGWSMGGLIALRMALDHPARIKRLVLIGSSPCFLQQDNWPGIRPDVLSGFNRALQLDTRKTIERFLAIQAMGSESVKEDVKRLKSWLQQRPEATPAALKAGLQLLETIDLRSELSQLSCPVLSLYGRLDSLVPVAAVAEIEALLPRGHSVIFPQAAHTPFLSHPQLFIESLHQFID; encoded by the coding sequence ATGCATATCGAACGTATCGGGCAAGGGCCGGATCTAGTGTTATTACATGGATGGGGCTTAAACAGTGCAGTATGGCAAGAGATCGTGCCACTACTAACACCGTACTATTCTTTACATTTAGTGGATTTACCTGGTTTTGGCTTTAGCCAGCATACGATTGTGGAAAGTGCCGACCTCTCTTTATGGAGTGAGGCGGTATTACCGCACTTACCCGCACAATTTAACTTACTGGGTTGGTCGATGGGCGGGCTGATCGCATTACGGATGGCGTTGGATCACCCTGCACGTATCAAACGATTAGTTTTGATCGGCAGTTCACCCTGTTTTCTACAACAAGATAACTGGCCGGGCATTCGCCCGGATGTGTTATCCGGGTTTAATCGCGCATTGCAATTAGATACCCGGAAAACAATAGAACGTTTTTTAGCGATCCAGGCAATGGGAAGTGAATCAGTTAAAGAGGATGTAAAACGGCTGAAAAGCTGGTTACAACAACGGCCGGAGGCTACACCGGCTGCGCTTAAAGCGGGGTTACAATTACTGGAAACGATCGATCTAAGGTCTGAGCTTTCTCAGCTGAGTTGCCCGGTACTGAGCCTCTATGGCCGTTTAGACAGTTTAGTGCCGGTTGCCGCAGTAGCCGAAATAGAAGCTTTGTTGCCTCGTGGTCATTCAGTGATTTTCCCGCAGGCAGCACATACGCCATTTTTGTCTCATCCGCAGTTATTTATAGAATCATTACACCAATTTATTGATTGA
- a CDS encoding flagellar biosynthesis protein FlgE, whose amino-acid sequence MNINSAFSSGVLGLQKATSQLDASASKIAQQTLPSSDQGTSVSQQDAIPDSLVQLKMAEIQGKASAEVITRSDQMIGSLLDIHV is encoded by the coding sequence ATGAATATAAACAGTGCGTTTTCATCTGGCGTGCTTGGTTTGCAGAAAGCAACCTCACAACTGGATGCCAGTGCCAGTAAAATTGCACAGCAGACTTTACCATCATCAGATCAAGGAACGTCAGTTTCACAACAAGATGCGATACCTGATTCATTAGTGCAACTTAAAATGGCCGAAATCCAGGGTAAAGCGTCCGCTGAAGTGATCACTCGTTCTGATCAAATGATCGGTTCATTACTCGATATTCATGTCTGA